A region from the Lycium barbarum isolate Lr01 chromosome 8, ASM1917538v2, whole genome shotgun sequence genome encodes:
- the LOC132606550 gene encoding pentatricopeptide repeat-containing protein At2g15980, whose amino-acid sequence MAMLSAITKRTVSSIALTKHTLLSSSLSSSSAKEDETLVSNAITILKHHRSKSRWSEILSLTPHFTPSQVSQIILQLRNTPHLALRFFNFTIQRSICNHNLYSYATIIHTLSRSRHKNQALELIKCAIRKFQDLSNPPQKFQDLANPPGKFQDLSNPQDLANPPQVFQDLANSPGKFQDLANPPGKFQDLANPPGKFPDLSNPPRIFEILVKTYRICDSAPFVFDLLIKAYLDAKKIDLSVQLVRILGSKGIFPHVVICNSLIELIAKNRGPFDAYDMYREIFRCEKGKGKGVIANAYTFNVLMVAFHREGVVEKVEEVWKEMMERNCAPNAYSYSVLMAAYCEDERMENAMKVWEEMGEKGVKHDIVAYNTIIEGFCKVGEIERAEEVFREMVFVGVECTCVTLEHLINGHCMSGNVDAVLVLYKDMCRKGFRPENSTIDVVAEMLCDKSGVFEALEFVRSVIKKHDIVPRKTTYELLIRSLCKEGWMEEALKLQVEMVGKGFAPNLEIYSAFIDGYIKQGDDRKAESLRNEMLRNKIPCEDS is encoded by the coding sequence ATGGCAATGCTTTCTGCTATTACAAAACGCACTGTTTCTTCAATCGCATTAACCAAACACACATTATTATCCTCTTCCTTGTCATCATCTTCTGCAAAGGAAGATGAAACATTAGTCTCAAATGCGATAACAATCCTCAAACATCATCGTTCTAAATCAAGATGGTCCGAAATCCTTTCTCTAACTCCTCACTTCACTCCTTCACAAGTCTCTCAAATCATTCTTCAACTCCGTAACACACCTCATCTAGCCCTTCGTTTCTTCAACTTCACAATCCAACGGTCCATATGCAATCACAATCTTTATTCCTATGCCACCATTATTCACACTCTCTCTCGTTCCCGCCATAAAAACCAAGCCCTAGAGTTAATCAAATGCGCCATTCGTAAATTTCAAGATTTGTCAAACCCACCTCAGAAATTTCAAGACTTAGCAAACCCACCTGGGAAATTTCAAGATTTGTCAAACCCTCAAGATTTAGCAAACCCGCCTCAGGTATTTCAAGATTTAGCAAACTCACCTGGGAAATTTCAAGACTTAGCAAACCCACCCGGGAAATTTCAAGACTTAGCAAACCCACCAGGGAAATTTCCTGATTTGTCAAACCCACCTAGGATttttgaaatcttggttaaaacTTATAGAATTTGTGATTCAGCCCCATTTGTGTTTGATTTGTTAATCAAAGCTTATTTGGATGCTAAAAAAATTGATCTTTCTGTTCAACTTGTGAGGATTTTGGGTTCTAAGGGTATTTTTCCACATGTTGTTATATGCAATTCTTTGATTGAGTTGATTGCGAAAAATCGAGGTCCTTTTGATGCTTATGATATGTATAGGGAAATCTTTAGGTGTGAGAAAGGGAAGGGGAAAGGTGTGATCGCGAATGCTTATACGTTTAACGTTCTTATGGTTGCTTTTCATAGAGAAGGAGTAGTGGAGAAGGTTGAGGAGGTTTGGAAGGAAATGATGGAAAGAAATTGTGCCCCGAATGCGTATAGTTATAGTGTTTTAATGGCTGCATATTGTGAGGATGAAAGGATGGAGAATGCGATGAAAGTTTGGGAGGAGATGGGTGAAAAGGGTGTGAAGCATGATATTGTAGCGTATAATACTATAATTGAGGGGTTTTGTAAAGTTGGTGAGATTGAGAGAGCTGAGGAGGTTTTCAGAGAGATGGTTTTCGTCGGGGTAGAATGTACTTGTGTTACTCTTGAGCATCTCATAAATGGACATTGTATGAGCGGGAATGTTGATGCAGTTCTAGTCTTGTATAAGGATATGTGTCGAAAGGGGTTCAGACCCGAGAATTCGACGATAGATGTAGTGGCTGAAATGCTCTGTGACAAAAGTGgagtttttgaggccttggaatTTGTGAGATCTGTAATAAAGAAACACGACATTGTGCCAAGGAAGACAACATATGAACTTCTGATACGGAGTTTGTGTAAGGAGGGGTGGATGGAAGAAGCTCTGAAACTTCAGGTGGAGATGGTGGGGAAAGGATTTGCTCCAAATTTGGAAATATATAGTGCTTTCATTGATGGGTATATCAAACAAGGGGATGACAGAAAGGCTGAATCTTTGAGGAATGAAATGCTTAGGAATAAGATCCCATGTGAAGACAGCTAG
- the LOC132606551 gene encoding cytochrome P450 CYP72A219-like, whose translation MEIPYNFKLAIFSFAIIFVLRWAWRILNYLWFKPKDLEKKLRQQGFKGNSYKFLFGDMKEMKKMGEETMSKPINFSHDMILPRVSPFIHKTIRNYGKNSFVWFGPRPAVLITEPELIKEVLTKNYVFQKPRGNPLTNLVATGISDYEADKWATHRKLLNPAFHLDKLKHMLPAFKLTATEVLSKWEKIVSREGSEIDVWPYLQTLTSDAISRTAFGSSYEEGRKIFELQKEQLQLVLEVSRTIYIPGWRFLPTKRNKRMKQIFNEVRALVLGIINKRMRMIEAGESHDDLLGILLASNLKEIQHGNKKFGMSIDEVIEECKLFYVAGQETTATLLVWTMILLCRHPNWQDRAREEVLQVFGSNEVDYDKLNQLKVVTMILNEVLRLYPGGYIINRMVQTETKLGNLCLPAGAQLLLATILLHHDIEIWGDDAMEFNPERFGDGILKATKGQLVFFPFSWGPRICIGQNFAMLEAKMAMAMILKHYAFELSSSYAHAPHPLLLQPQYGAHLVMYKL comes from the exons ATGGAGATACCATACAATTTTAAACTTGCAATATTTTCATTTGCAATTATATTTGTATTGAGATGGGCATGGAGAATCTTGAATTATTTGTGGTTCAAACCAAAAGATTTGGAGAAAAAACTAAGACAACAGGGTTTCAAAGGGAATTCATACAAGTTCTTGTTTGGGGATATGAAAGAGATGAAGAAAATGGGTGAAGAAACTATGTCCAAGCCTATCAATTTCTCCCATGACATGATTTTGCCTAGAGTCAGCCCCTTCATCCACAAAACCATCAGAAATTATG GGAAGAATAGTTTTGTGTGGTTCGGGCCAAGACCAGCAGTCCTCATTACGGAGCCTGAACTTATAAAGGAGGTGTTGACGAagaattacgtatttcagaagCCACGTGGCAATCCACTCACTAATTTGGTAGCAACTGGCATTTCAGACTATGAAGCAGATAAATGGGCTACACATAGAAAGCTTCTCAATCCTGCTTTTCACCTTGACAAGTTGAAG CATATGCTACCTGCATTCAAATTGACTGCTACGGAGGTGTTGAGCAAATGGGAGAAAATTGTCTCCAGAGAAGGATCAGAGATAGATGTGTGGCCATATCTTCAAACTTTGACAAGTGATGCAATTTCAAGAACTGCCTTTGGCAGTAGCTATGAAGAAGGAAGAAAGATTTTTGAACTTCAAAAAGAACAACTTCAACTAGTTTTAGAAGTGTCACGCACAATATACATCCCAGGATGGAG GTTTCTGCCAACTAAAAGGAACAAAAGGATGAAGCAAATCTTCAATGAAGTAAGAGCACTGGTATTAGGAATTATCAATAAAAGAATGAGGATGATTGAAGCTGGAGAATCACATGATGATTTGTTGGGTATATTATTGGCATCCAACTTAAAAGAAATCCAACATGGGAATAAGAAATTTGGTATGAGCATTGATGAGGTGATTGAAGAGTGTAAGTTGTTCTACGTTGCTGGGCAAGAGACTACTGCAACTTTACTTGTATGGACAATGATTTTATTGTGCCGACATCCTAATTGGCAAGATCGAGCTAGAGAAGAAGTTTTACAAGTATTTGGGAGTAATGAAGTTGACTATGACAAGTTGAATCAGCTAAAAGTA GTGACTATGATCTTAAATGAGGTCTTAAGGTTGTATCCAGGGGGATATATCATTAATCGAATGGTACAAACAGAAACGAAGTTAGGTAATTTGTGTTTACCAGCTGGGGCGCAACTCTTGTTAGCAACAATACTATTGCATCATGACATTGAAATATGGGGAGATGATGCAATGGAGTTCAATCCAGAGAGATTTGGTGATGGAATATTAAAGGCAACAAAAGGACAACTTGTGTTCTTTCCATTTAGTTGGGGTCCAAGAATATGTATTGGGCAAAACTTTGCTATGTTAGAGGCAAAAATGGCAATGGCTATGATCCTCAAACACTATGCATTTGAACTCTCTTCATCTTATGCTCATGCTCCTCATCCATTGTTGCTTCAACCTCAATATGGTGCTCATTTAGTTATGTACAAGTTGTAG
- the LOC132606552 gene encoding uncharacterized protein LOC132606552 gives MGLQKNYEDFKRQLPGSEHQNSSEEKNNTKHEDLIKEVALLELEIMYLEKYLLSMYRKTFAKRLESLSIKDDRIKTNSAPKERKFSEVKKHNSKTKENPITNTSPSLPPLNNPPEECNETAVDPSLVDNTVLRCHSSLSHTAASFKPSPLVGVPADAVDSYHSLPLSMLEHAQVSTSNWRAGEHFVNGSSNHFQDPPNQLSEEMIKCISAIYIQLADPPLFSYDYPFSPISLSSSALESFPHGQNDIGALQCEESSSNSRLNNPFHLKEPREFSGSFVTTTEVQGLCRDKRSLDGVERMLQHFRYLVSKLKEADPRKMRHDEKLAFWINVHNALVMHAFLVYGIPRSNLKRVSQLLKAAYNIGGNTVSVEMIQSSILGCRLPRPGQWIQSLFFPKQKFKAGDARKGYAIEHPDPRLRFALCSGCHSDALLRLYTPQRVFQELEVAKEEYLQTNTRVHKEQKLVLPKNVESYVKEVDLCPSGFMEMIELALSEHFIKKYQGRIWKKIEWIPHNFTFRYLISHELVDSVISF, from the exons ATGGGGCTACAGAAGAATTATGAAGATTTCAAAAGACAATTACCGGGCAGTGAACATCAAAATTCTTCCGAGGAAAAGAATAAT ACTAAGCATGAGGATCTGATTAAAGAAGTTGCTCTCTTGGAGCTGGAAATTATGTATTTGGAGAAGTATCTTCTTTCAATGTACCGAAAAACATTTGCCAAGCGGTTAGAATCACTATCCATAAAGGATGACAGAATAAAAACCAATTCAGCTCCCAAAGAAAGGaaattttcggaagtcaagaagcACAACAGCAAAACCAAGGAAAATCCAATCACTAATACTAGTCCTTCTCTTCCTCCTTTGAATAATCCACCAGAAGAATGTAACGAGACAGCGGTAGATCCAAGCCTAGTTGATAATACTGTTCTGAGATGTCACTCATCACTGTCTCACACTGCTGCTTCTTTCAAACCTTCACCTCTTGTTGGAGTTCCTGCTGATGCTGTTGATTCATACCATTCGTTGCCTTTATCAATGCTGGAG CATGCTCAGGTATCAACTTCAAATTGGAGAGCGGGGGAACATTTTGTTAACGGTTCTTCAAATCATTTTCAAGATCCCCCAAACCAGCTGTCTGAAGAAATGATTAAGTGTATTTCAGCCATATATATTCAGCTTGCCGACCCCCCTTTGTTCAGCTATGATTACCCATTCTCTCCGATCTCATTATCATCATCCGCGCTGGAATCTTTTCCTCATGGTCAGAATGATATAGGAGCATTACAATGTGAAGAAAGTTCTTCTAATTCAAGACTGAATAATCCTTTTCACCTTAAAGAGCCAAGAGAATTTAGTGGATCTTTTGTCACAACGACTGAAGTGCAAGGGCTTTGTCGAGATAAACGGAGCTTAGATGGTGTAGAGCGCATGTTACAGCATTTTAG GTATCTAGTCTCGAAGTTGAAGGAAGCTGATCCTAGAAAAATGAGGCATGACGAGAAGCTGGCTTTCTGGATTAATGTCCACAATGCACTAGTGATGCAT GCGTTCTTGGTTTATGGGATTCCACGAAGTAATCTCAAGAGAGTATCTCAACTTCTCAAG GCTGCTTATAACATTGGAGGGAATACAGTTAGTGTTGAGATGATTCAGAGTTCTATACTAGGATGTCGATTGCCCCGTCCAGGTCAG TGGATTCAATCATTGTTCTTTCCAAAACAAAAATTTAAGGCTGGAGATGCAAGAAAAGGATATGCAATAGAGCACCCAGACCCTCGCCTACGTTTTGCTCTATGCTCAGGATGCCATTCTGATGCTCTG CTCCGGTTGTACACGCCCCAGAGAGTGTTCCAGGAGCTTGAAGTCGCTAAAGAGGAGTACCTTCAAACAAACACAAGGGTACACAAGGAACAAAAACTAGTTCTCCCAAAGAATGTGGAATCTTATGTGAAGGAGGTCGATTTGTGCCCTTCTGGTTTTATGGAAATGATAGAGCTCGCATTGTCTGAACATTTCATAAAGAAATATCAAGGGAGAATATGGAAGAAAATTGAGTGGATTCCTCACAACTTCACTTTCCGTTACCTAATTTCGCATGAATTGGTTGACTCTGTCATATCCTTCTGA